A window of Mangifera indica cultivar Alphonso chromosome 11, CATAS_Mindica_2.1, whole genome shotgun sequence contains these coding sequences:
- the LOC123229811 gene encoding beta-amyrin 28-monooxygenase-like: MMEIFSLFLLLVILFISFTIFFFFSKAYKTNPTNENLKLPPGSTGWPIIGETFEYIKMVRKNCIENFISERQKKYQSKIFKTSYIGQIMVFMCTPEGNKFLFSNDSKLVKPWYPKTFDKIFGQSDNTLSESPEEIASIRKTVATFFSQPEALRKNLGIIEEIAKEHLQKFWDGKEEVIAHPLLKNFTFTLSCRLLLNVRDLETIKELEKLFSCIMAGIISLPVDFPGTKFNRAIRASKEIRKKFEVIIRKRKVEIMENVGKWEDSSKDFLTLFIVQKLKDNKEVIESELAVTILGNIVAAHDNSSTTLSSILKYLAELPEVYEEVYREQMEVANSKGNEEALSLEDVKKMSYSWNVASEALRLQPTTASTFREAITDFNFDGYRIPKGWKLHRAVHATHKNSEYFPEPDKFDPSRFEGNKIVPYSYVPFGGGAHICPGREYARLQILVFMHHLVKRFRWEKVFPDEQMIRNPILVPAKNLPIRLHHHLE; the protein is encoded by the exons ATGATGGAAATCTTCTCCCTCTTCCTCCTTCTAGTAATACTCTTCATCTCTTttaccattttcttcttcttctccaaagCATACAAAACAAATCCCACAAATGAAAACCTCAAACTCCCACCGGGAAGCACAGGCTGGCCCATCATCGGTGAAACTTTTGAGTACATTAAAATGGTAAGAAAAAATTGCATCGAAAACTTTATATCAGAGAGGCAAAAGAAATACCAATCCAAGATTTTCAAGACCTCTTATATCGGCCAAATCATGGTGTTCATGTGCACACCGGAGGGGAACAAATTCCTCTTCTCCAATGACAGCAAACTTGTCAAACCATGGTACCCCAAAACCTTCGACAAAATTTTCGGTCAGTCAGATAACACTTTAAGTGAATCACCGGAGGAGATCGCCAGCATCCGGAAAACGGTTGCCACATTCTTCAGCCAGCCGGAAGCACTTCGAAAAAACTTAGGAATTATTGAAGAAATAGCAAAAGAGCACCTGCAAAAGTTCTGGGATGGCAAAGAAGAAGTTATAGCTCATCCACTACTCAAGAACTTTACCTTCACTTTATCCTGTAGATTATTGTTAAACGTTCGGGATTTGGAGACCATCAAAGAGCTCGAGAAGCTGTTTAGCTGCATAATGGCTGGGATCATCTCTTTGCCTGTAGACTTTCCGGGGACAAAGTTCAATCGGGCAATTAGGGCATCAAAGGAGATTCGGAAGAAGTTTGAAGTTATTATAAGGAAGAGGAAGGTTGAGATTATGGAGAATGTTGGTAAATGGGAAGATTCATCAAAAGATTTCTTGACATTGTTCATAGTTCAGAAACTGAAGGATAATAAAGAGGTGATTGAATCAGAACTTGCAGTAACGATATTGGGGAACATAGTTGCTGCTCATGACAATTCAAGCACCACTTTATCATCAATTCTCAAGTATCTTGCAGAGCTACCTGAAGTTTATGAAGAAGTCTATAGAG AGCAAATGGAGGTAGCAAATTCAAAAGGAAATGAAGAGGCATTGAGTTTGGAGGACGTAAAAAAGATGAGCTACTCATGGAATGTTGCAAGTGAAGCCTTAAGATTGCAACCAACAACAGCATCAACTTTCAGAGAGGCCATTACTGACTTCAACTTTGATGGATATCGAATTCCCAAAGGATGGAAG CTGCATCGAGCGGTACATGCCACGCATAAAAACTCAGAATATTTCCCAGAGCCAGACAAGTTTGACCCATCAAGATTTGAAGGGAATAAAATTGTCCCTTACTCGTATGTGCCATTTGGGGGAGGTGCTCATATTTGTCCTGGAAGAGAGTATGCTAGATTACAAATACTTGTCTTCATGCACCATTTGGTCAAAAGATTTAGGTGGGAGAAGGTGTTCCCTGATGAGCAAATGATACGGAACCCAATTTTAGTGCCGGCCAAAAACCTCCCAATTCggcttcatcatcatcttgagTAA
- the LOC123229812 gene encoding tetratricopeptide repeat domain-containing protein PYG7, chloroplastic-like — protein MLLQTTNSSPLSHSFNSRRKNLSLQDIFHPCSATILMASRAGRGLKVTKICNLQIHQRELDKDSYSLEKFENSFRNILTIEENLFVKRLISHRSGLSIGSSSWLISAQLANAGENVRPEVIYEVGELFELGIQLSYLLLLLGLLGVGTFFVIRQVLVRRELDLSAKELQEQVRSGDASATELFELGAVMLRRKFYPAATKYLLQAVEKWDGDDQDLAQVYNALGVSYIRDGKLEKGITQFETAVKLQPGYVTAWNNLGDAYEKKKDLKLALKAFEEVLLFDPNNKVARPRRDALKDRVKLYKGVPVKSKDR, from the exons atgcttTTACAAACGACGAATTCATCTCCACTTTCTCATTCATTCAACTCGAGGCGGAAGAATCTCTCTCTTCAA GATATCTTTCACCCCTGTAGTGCAACAATTTTGATGGCCTCCAGAGCTGGCCGTGGACTAAAAGTTACTAAAATTTGCAACTTACAG ATACATCAAAGGGAATTGGATAAGGATTCTTATAGCCTGGAAAAGTTTGAGA ATTCCTTCAGGAATATTTTGACCATTGAGGAGAATTTATTTGTGAAAAGGCTAATAAGTCACAGATCTGGACTCTCAATTGGGTCCAGCTCATGGTTGATTTCTGCACAATTAGCAAACGCGGGTGAAAATGTCAGACCGGAAGTGATTTATGAAGTTGGGGAGTTATTTGAATTGGGAATTCAGCTATCTTATCTACTTTTACTATTAGGTTTGCTTGGAGTTGGTACCTTCTTTGTGATTCGTCAAGTCCTTGTACGTAGAGAACTTGACCTTTCTGCTAAAGAATTACAG GAGCAAGTGAGAAGTGGTGATGCCAGTGCAACCGAGCTTTTTGAACTTGGTGCAGTGATGTTGAGAAGGAAATTTTACCCAGCTGCTACTAAGTACTTACTTCAGGCTGTTGAAAAATGGGACGGAGATGATCAGGATCTCGCCCAG GTTTACAATGCTCTTGGTGTCAGTTATATACGTGATGGAAAGCTCGAGAAAGGAATCACTCAGTTTGAAACTGCTGTGAAGCTCCAACCGGGCTATGTCACAGCGTGGAACAACCTTGGTGATGCctatgaaaagaagaaagactTGAAGTTAGCTCTCAAGGCATTTGAAGAAGTGCTACTTTTCGATCCTAACAATAAGGTGGCACGGCCTCGACGAGATGCATTAAAGGATCGTGTGAAACTTTACAAAGGAGTCCCTGTCAAATCAAAAGACAGGTGA